The nucleotide sequence TCAAGTGGAACGAGTTCAAGGACCGCGTCGGCCAGACCGTGTACCTCTCCGCCACCCCGGGCAAGTACGAGATGGGCATCGCGGACGGCGTGGTCGAGCAGATCATCCGCCCGACCGGCCTGATCGACCCCGAGATCGTGGTCAAGCCCACCAAGGGGCAGATCGACGACCTGCTGGAGGAGATCCGCCTGCGGGTGGAGCGCGACGAGCGCGTGCTCGTCACCACGCTCACCAAGAAGATGGCGGAGGAGCTCACCGACTTCCTCGCGGAGGCGGGGGTGAAGGTGCGATACCTCCACTCGGACGTCGACACGCTGCGCCGGGTGGAGCTGCTCAGCGAGCTCCGCGCGGGCGTCTACGACGTGCTGGTCGGCATCAACCTGCTGCGTGAGGGACTCGACCTTCCGGAGGTGTCGCTGGTCGCCATCCTCGACGCCGACAAGGAGGGCTTCCTGCGCTCCTCGACCTCGCTGGTGCAGACGATCGGACGAGCGGCTCGAAACGTGTCCGGGCAGGTCCACATGTACGCGGACGTGCTCACCGACTCCATGAAGAGCGCGATCGAGGAGACCGACCGACGGCGCGAGAAGCAGATCGAGTACAACCGCGTCAACGGCATCGATCCGACTCCGCTCCGCAAGCGCATCGCCGACATCACCGACGTGCTGGCGCGCGAGGAGGCGGACACCGCGCGGATGCTCGCCGGGCGCGAGCAGAAGCGCAAGAGCCCGACGCCCAACCTGCGCAACGGCGGCATCGCGGCGCAGGGCGCGGCGGAACTCGAAGGACTCATCGCCGATCTCAACCAGCAGATGCTGGCGGCAGCAGGGGAGTTGAAGTTCGAGCTGGCGGCCCGCCTGCGCGACGAGCTCTCCGACCTGAAGCGCGATCTGCGGCAGATGGAGAAGGCCGGGCACCTGGGCTGACCGGTCGGCACCGCTGGGCGCTCGCGCGGGTTACGGTGGCAGGGTGACCACGAAGGCGGGCGGACGGCGGCGATGGACCCTCGCCGTGTGCGTCGTGCTCGCGGCGGTCGCCCTCGTCGCCGTGGCGTTCCAGGGAGCGCCGCAGTTCAGCGGGCCGCGGATGTTCCTGCCGCCCGGCCCCGTCCGGACGCAGGCGCCGGCTCCGCAGGAGTCGGGCACCCCGGCGCCGCGCGGGACGGCGCACGAGGTCCGCATCGACATGTCGTGGCTGCTGGTCGCCCTCGTCGTGCTCGCCGTCATCATCGGGTTGGCGCTGCTCTGGCGCCTTCGTCGCCGTCCGTCGCGGCCGCTCGAACTGCCTCCGCTCGACACGGTCGGTGTGGCGGAGACCTCCGAGGTGCACGCTGACCAGGGGCCCGAGCCCGAGCCGGAGCAGGTGCGCCGCGGCCTCGACCGCGCCGCTGAGGTTCTCGCCGAACCGCGCGAGCCGCGTGACGCGATCGAGGCCGCCTGGGTGGGCCTGGAGGAGGGCGCCGCCGATTCCGGCGTCCGTCGCCTCCCGGCCGAGACGCCCGCCGAGTTCGCAGCGCGCGTTGTCGCCCGCGTGGCGGCCGACCGCGACGCCGCAGCCCGGCTCCTCGCCCTCTACCTGCGCGCCCGATTCAGCAGCGCGCCCGTGACCGCAGCCGACGTCGCAGCCGCCCGGGACGCGGTCGAGGCGCTGCGCGCATCCTGGAGCGTCGCGTCCGGCGGCCGGTCGAGCACCCGGGAAGGCGGCCGCCGATGAGCGAACGAGACACCCGCCGAACGCCCCGCTCCGAGCGGCCAGCCCGGCGCGACGACCGGCAGCGTGTCGCGCCGCGCCCGAAGCGTCTCCCGCCACGCCTGCTGCGCCGTCTCATCCTGAGCGCCTTGCTGGGGGTCGCGGTCGGTCTGGCGGCCTGGTGGCTCGGGATGGACGAAGCCCACGCAACCGGCCTCGGTGCTGCGGCCCTGGCGTTCACGGCCTGTCTCTCGGCCCTCGGCGAAGCGGCCGATCTGACCTGGCCGCCGGCCGCGCCGCCACTCCGCCCCGGGTCGCGACGGGATGTCGTCGCCCTCGGCTGGTCGCTCAGCTCGCGCGGCGGACGCGCGTCGCCGGAGGGGCTGCGCGCCCTCCGTTCGGTCGCGGAGCGCGCGCTCCGCCTGCGCGGACTCGACCTGGAGG is from Leifsonia sp. 466MF and encodes:
- a CDS encoding DUF4129 domain-containing protein, which translates into the protein MTTKAGGRRRWTLAVCVVLAAVALVAVAFQGAPQFSGPRMFLPPGPVRTQAPAPQESGTPAPRGTAHEVRIDMSWLLVALVVLAVIIGLALLWRLRRRPSRPLELPPLDTVGVAETSEVHADQGPEPEPEQVRRGLDRAAEVLAEPREPRDAIEAAWVGLEEGAADSGVRRLPAETPAEFAARVVARVAADRDAAARLLALYLRARFSSAPVTAADVAAARDAVEALRASWSVASGGRSSTREGGRR